AcacttaaaaatctttaaaaacaatgcaaGTAAGTGGGATTATTCTCTGTGTAGAAACTGCTGAATGGAATATTACCGTTATCAAACAAAGTTTTTACACTATCAACTAATCCTATAATGCAGTCAGAATGTGGCAATTCCACTTGTATGAATAGGTTTTCAGGGTGATAATCAGAGGTTGAATTCTAAACAATGACAGGGGAAACTGATGGACTGCCGcgattattttattgatttcgtATTAATTCCTTGAGCAAACATCAAAACAGAATTATCTCCACAATATACACTCGTGTCACTAGGCATTCCCTATAGCCGTAATCACCATttgcttattttatttaaatcccCGAATAAAGGCCATATACCAACAAAAATCTCGCCTGATCACCGAAAGTGTATATGAAAAAGCCTGTCATAAAGGAAGCGACTCTAAGTCACATTGAGATCTTTGTGTATCTATCGATAGACCGGATATTTAAAGCTCTTTAATCACCGCCAATACCCTACAACACCCTGTCTTCCACGGTTTCTGCTACCCAATGGAATGGAATTTTTATAGACCTTCCCAAACTGACATATCTTTAACTTAGGTAAGTTTTATtcccttttttctttctttttttaaagaaattataatacaaattattttttttttgtgttttgatttccattaattttttttctttttatacgcGTCATATATCGAATGTGCCTAGAATTAACAAATAATTGCAGTGTTTGACATCGCCTTACTTGAAATGTACCAcgaaataaatgtacatgtaattaacacCTTAATATATAGCACCAAAGAATCGATCTTAAATATGTTCGAATTTTCCCCTAGTATCCATTTCAACAAACCAATCTAAACACTATATTATTGACGGTTAATTTAGATTTAGTGCAAGCAGACGATCGATGAAAAAGAGCAACGAACGATACTGAAAAATCTCGCTTGAGGGGGCCTAAAATATGTCAAACAGAATAGAACCTGCTgtctaaaaattgaaaaaaatagtttaagttTCAAATCTGTAACTAATGGAAAAAAGGACCGTTCACTTGGTTTCAACAGTTTTACCGTTGTTAGCAACACCTTCAATTTCCTCCAAATGATCTGCAGcataaatgtatatcattatttCTGTTGTACacctaaaatattaataattgttATTAACTGACTGCAAAGACAGCCATTCTGATTTTTCAAGAGGCAAAGTCGTGTTCGTGTATGTCTTTTTAAAACCGAATAGGGCCTACTTTATTTAAATACCAACCTCTATTTTATTTTagctttaatttaatttttacatgtttttattaaatttcaataCTATTGCGCATTTAAAAAGTGTAAAGATTTGAAAGGTAATCTAATTCCATAAACAGACCAATAAGTACTCAATTAATACTTTAATATGTTAAATGGGTATCAAAGGCATAAAAGGAGTTTACAGAAATCGAAAAACTATATGCACAGAAGGGGAAAATAGCCAAGCATATTCACGTGTATTAACCAATTTAAACGATTGCTTTGTAACAATAAAAACCACCCCAGGGTTGCTGAGTATCAAAGCTTTGGAGGTCTTAAAACCGCGCTCATTAGTAGATTACGAGTAAGGTGAAAGGCAGCCTGTCAACAACGGTCGTAGATTGCATTTAAAACTGCGCCGGATTATCGGAATCACCCTTGGCCCTGCAATGAAGGGTCTCCGTAGGAGTTCGCAGAACAATTTCCAAGTTGTTTTGGATGTCTGTATGAAATAATTGTGACTTTTGTTCCTTATTGTGGTAAgaacattattatataattttctcGCGGCAAGATCTCTCTAATTCATTACGTGCGGTGTGAGATAAATTCAATTGATAAAAGTTTCCCAATTGTATGACCTTTCCCATTGAAAACTGAATGCAAAGAATGTTGGCACGAAAACTAATTCCGAAAATTTGAGTTTCGAAAATAACAGAGGAATTACAATATAGAGGCTGGTTTTCGTCGATGATGTGGGATATTTATTCGTTTCTATCGATTTGATGTTAGGTTTAGCGGGCACTTGTCTATTGCCTGGTTACCCAATAACGGACACCTGCAAGGAACAGCTGAGAATTACACTACGGTAAAAGGTGCACATTATGCATCACTTCCTCCAAAACACTTAAATCGTAAAAAGGGCATTAACCACCATCataagcttttttaaaagcaatgttgaACATTGAGTTGCTTTGTGTTCTTCGTACTTGAAAGATCAATTACTTCCTCAAATGTTTTATAAGTGTTTTCTCATTGACATTTGATTTACTAGTATCCTCACTGAGCTTTCTTTTTATTGTCTTGTACTTCGTTGACATAGCGAGGGATCAGTTGAGGATTAAGACAAATGTTGATCATTGTCTGCATGTAATTCATAAACCTTAAGTTATTATTGGTACATCTTTCACGTTTCTCCAACAATCAATAACATCTACTTCTGTacagaaaactttaaaaacattaaatttcaaatcGTTTagctatgaaaaaaattatcatgaagtTATGAATACAAATAATTCTGATGTATATTGTAGGTTTCCTGTTGCATTGCTATGGGTCTCGAAACGAAATTATTTGAAGGGGAAGTGGACGATTCCTTCATTTGTAAACTATGTCAAAAAGTGTTCTTGAACCCGGTGTCTTGTTCTTGCAAACACATGTTCTGTAACAATTGTATGATGAAGCGTCTACAATATGAAAAGCTGAAATACTGCCCAATTTGCAAGACCAAATTTACCGGAAAACTCGCGCAACCTTCAAACGAGTTCAAGCTCCAGCTATTGCAACTGAGGATAAATTGCAGCAACAAGTGTGGGAAATCGGTGCTGTTGGGAGAACTACCGGACCATGTGAGCGAAATGTGTCCTCACACACCCATCAAGTGCCCTAATTATGGGAAAGGATGTCGCAAAACGATTCGACGCTGCGACATCAAACATCATCTAAAGGAATGTGATTTTCGGGAAGTCGTCTGCGAAGCATGCGGTCACACAACCATTTTTCGAGATTTGTTTACGCATCAAAGTCGGACAAAATGCTTGGAGAAAAAACTGAAGCAGCAAATTATTCGCGAGTTTAGAAATACGACTAGAGAAGTTCGCCGTCACAAGTCCCTTCTGACAAAGCAACACGTGAAGAGGGACATTTTACTCAGGAGACAAGAACTGGAGCACAGCAGAAATCTCCAGAGCAGCAGGTTGTCAACAAGTCGAAAGTTTGGGTCACTGGAGAGCCTTGCCAACAGCAACGGTAATATCAGTACTGGCGTATTCTTAACCGAAAACGTTCTGCAGAAATATTACAAGCCGGCTAATGGACATAGTGGAAGTTCTGTCATCTCAGACACCACGTCGCTTGGGAGTCGAGCCCCACTCCCATCCAGGGCGGGGCACAACGTGTTCGAATGCATTCGGTGTAAAAAGTTGTTCAAACCTCAAAATAACCACGAAAACGCATGTTCTTGGCACCAAGgggtaagataaaataaattgaaaataaaatgaaattcaagtcactttcctttaaaagaaacaaaatatatcaCTTCTAattgacatgtacatgtgaagGTAATAATCCATGTacgaataaaagaaatgatcattgtaaattttcttttcatatttgGCGTCTTTGAACAGCCGGTGAGTTCCaagtactttttttattttacataattagACATGTAACAATGCGGacaagaaatgaaatttaaatacaaGAGTAAATATACGCTAGATCCTTCAACTTTGGTCAAACCGTGCATTTGCACAGGTTTTAAATCCCTTGGATTTATGTTGATCTTCGACTAAACAGACTGTATGTAGAGAAGGAGGtattgcaaacttttttaaaggtCGTGTCGTCAAATCAAATTGATTTTGCTGCAAATATCTCTTTTTTGGTGACATGACACACGATCAATTTTGGCAACATTGATATTGATTCATATATCACTGAACGGTCTGTCTTCTCTTTCATGGAAAAGTATTTAAATCAATTGGTGTATCAGCAGTTTTAAccgaaaattaaataaatcgcGATAAGCGATTGCAATCGAATCAAACGCtctaaaaaaaactgaaaaaccATAGTAATGTCACGCCTAATGGAAGATTTACTTTTCTACAGCGTTAATATACATGCTTTTTAATTGGATACTTGAGGTTATATTTCCCTGACAAAAATGTTATGTATGCTAATTATAGCAGCCCATAATGAAGTCCTAATATACCGTGGTCCAAATGTGTTTGCCTAGTGGGACGTCCCAATCAGACATATTGCATGGCTGACACTATAGCAAGAgttctttaataaaataaattcaaaagcgTTTACTTTAAGCGATAAATCACTTTACagaatctacatcaattttcgACCTGGTGACGTATTTTGCCAATTTGAAAAGCGTTGTCGTAAACTCGATCCCTTCATAGTTCaaacataataattatatatcaatGTCTACACAAATTCACAAATTAAATGGCTTGATAGCAACAGGAACTGTTATTATTTGCAGAGAACTTaatatgtcaatatttttttctttttcatatacAAACCTGTCCGGTGTATTTAGATAGTAAGTATTCTCTGTCAGCTTTCAGTGTTTCGAGTGGATGTTGTAAATCTTGGAGAACAAACTTTGGCTGTGGGCTTTCAATGATGGAAAAACAAATACCAAGTCTCAATGACATGGCTTTTTACATCTAAaactttcatttaaaacaattgtgaaagctattgaaaaagaaaataggcTGATAACAATGCTTTATAAAACACACGACATTTCAAGTTTTAGTTGACAATAAACCAGAgatgaataaattttaatagaaaACAATAAAGGAAACCTTTGTTTAATAGAaatcttattttcaaatttcaggTCAAAGTATTTGTAagtatacatttacatttatctGAATTGCTCAAGTGTTTTATAGTTTTGAGCACACTTGAATACAAAGATTGAAAGAGAGTGTTGAGTTTTTGAAGTATTTGAAACTGCAGAgattattttatcatgaatacatagttttgcttttttttccctttcattCTACTGCCTGTGATCTCCATTGACTCACTCAGGGTGTAAGTATTCTTAGcttacttaaataaatcaaattgcaTGCACAGAATTAGTtccaaaattttcaagattCGTTTTGCAATGAATAAGATTTGTTGTGTACTAATGCTATATTGTTTTGactgagggttttttttctttttcatactTCCATGAATATGAAATTAACAGGGGGTAAGTACTAAgcaaattttatgaaacatcaATATGAAAAAGTTTGGTTTAAATATTACATATCTATTATCTTTGGTTGTAGACTGTTTATGAATACAGAAAAATAACTGGATTGGTCCTTCTGTTAAAACTTATTGCAAAGTATACTTTTGTCCAATTTTTGCTATATGAAGTATATTTTGACTAGTTTTGGTTTTTGGTAATGAATCAGATTGTCCTAATTTTCCCTATTTGCAGACTTGTTATGGGTGTGGCAAAGTGGATTATTCCCCAGGATGCATCACAGGTTACCACCAGGCTTAACAGAAAGCATATTATACCAAATCATTCCAATGTCAGCAGAATTGACTGTTTAAATATTTGTGTCtgatgtttatttaatttatgtacattataattacaatattatatggtTTTTATCCTATAATACTTTTTTTATCTATAGtaagcaattattttttttctatagaatgctgtataaatgtagaaataaattACTTTCAATACATTTTTGCTCTTTCagatatcataaaacataaagaattacattaataatatattctaaatATTCAGTAAATGATGATCTAAATGCAAATTGAAGAATACAGAAGTCATTGTCATATCAAGAGTTAAGTTCTTACCTGAATACAATTTCACAAGATTACCAAAACCCAGCAACAAATTGCCATTTAATTTTCTGTAGGTATAATTGAAAACTGTTTCTGTATTTTTAGTATGTGCAGATATTTTCTGCATctgttatataaaatgaaaaaaaaaactgtttgagGGGGTTGTAATTTAGCTGGTAATGCAATGTCCAAAACAATTGCTACAGGGCTTAGGAAATTGATGTTCCATgccatgttatttttttttaatgctattGCAATTTTCCAATATTACCTCTAGTCATAAAATCtgttacattttcaaaacaagaTGCCCATGgcccacatcgctcacctgagcaacagcagacataataaaatcagctttatggggtcatatacaaaatatgcaATGTTGTATAATAGATCCTGTATTAAAAAACCtgcatattcttatgtttatcattGAGCCCCTTTGTAATAGGGTTATTTtacagtcatatcacatattgaggcagagcattgcagttctcgaaAATAAACAACTGTTATATATGGATTATAAACCTAcgtcaaactttgaaccccttgtgaggttCAAGAATTGTCTAGTGGCCAGAGTCtaatcaattttaatgaatCAACAATATggcaaaatgcttgcatataagtaaaaccatatataaaaatatttgagtttttgtgagtaatttaaatgttttcctttgtaaaattggaacaccccccccccccccatgtggcccaACTCCTGAagtgattttgaaaaattttaatctaGACTATTTGAAGACTGAATTGACtaaagttaaagcttttctagACAATTTGTGTTTTAGAAGATTTTTCCCTATATAtgcctatgtaaaaatttgaccccccccccccctgccattctggccccaccctacccccagggatttTGAATCTTCCCTACCTGatgatacttccacacaagttgcagcttttctggctgatcagtttcagagaagaagatttttaaatatttactctttatatttttatgtacaaattcgaccccccattgtggccccaccctatcccagtggatcatgatttgaacaaactttaatggacactacctgaggatgcttccacacaagtttcagcttttctggccaaatggtttttgagaagtaggtttttgaaaaataacaacaaattttcaatgatttttaattttctctcCTCGAGAGATGAcatggcccttcattttaacaaatttgaatcccctttaccttaGGATGTTTTGTgtcaaagtttggttgaatcGGCTctgtggttctggagaagaagtcgaaaaaagtaaaaagttaaggactgacagacggacgccggacaaaaagtgatcagaaaagctttcAGCTGAAGTGATCTAAAAAACTGAATTATtgcaaatataattttacaacCACTGGGCATTTCGATAAATATTAGCTATATCTAAGCTCATTATCAATAaccattttatgattttaaagggacttggacacgatttgagatcaaaaattttatttttattttttatgtataaaatggtttactggtgcattttaaatgattggccaaaatattgaatgttaatgtCAAGtaacaagcgagatacagaggtaagaattgaaagttatgtaaacaaagctcgagtcttatagttgtttacaaaaaatgtaatgtagagaattaccatttcttagacaaaatgacatgtaaaaaacaatttaaactaattcaatatcttcatatatactattatcaacaaaagaaagatacatttgattgaaacttacaccaatacaatgcatatgtataaattgacaatattcgagctttgtttacaaaacaaagaattatgaacgctgtatcttgcttataacttgatatttgaatttcaaattttgacagagcattataaacttctatatttatcagtataaacagtgaaaatagaaaaatataatttgaaaattttaagtcaaatcgtgtccaagtccctttaaatttGTAAGGAAAAGTGAAGCCACAGTCATAAAGTTCATATGACACAGGTTAGCTGCTCTTCAATAATAAATCTTACAAGgttgataaaacaaaactctaaaatgtttctttgaaactaaaaaaaatcactctgcTAAATGCAAAGTGTGATAGACAATCAGGGGACTCAAGAATAGATGGATGGGAGACAGACGCAATACAAATTTCATAATGCAACAGTCCTATACTTGGCAGGGCATAATAATAGATTAGTTTCTCTCACATATATACCCTAGCAAAAGTATTAGAAATTGGAAACTTAACagttaatttaaagaaaacaacacaGGACAATTACTTTTAAGGATAAGATATTCAGTTCTTTTACTTAGAAATCATGAACAAAAATGGTTAAcataaatctaaaataaaaatactgatCAAGATGATCAGtaaagtaaaactaaaaaaattaatcacaaTGGCTGCTAGAACATTATGTATGAATATATACTAGAAGTCCAATACTGTAaccaatgataaaaaattcaaaaaatataaacttaGACAAAAGTAAACATGATTCCTACACTTGTATATTATGTACCTTGTAGAGAGTTATTCtggaaaatacatttttactgaaGCACATATCCCTCATTCATCCGGTAGAGAGTCAACTTTGTCCAATGTTTGTTTCAGGATTTTATCATGGCCTTCAAACAGGAAGTACCCTTTGAACTTTGTCCCACTTAGAAACAGAGGAAACCAGAGGTGGTCATCGGGCCACATTGTGTCAAAAGGAATGTCCTTGACATTGAACCACTGGGGTCTCAtttctaaacaataaataaaagatttttgagAACACAGAATCAACTTGCTTTAAAGACTCGAAATAGTACTGTTAACTTTGCTCATCTGAAAACAATGACATGATAATCATATACAGTTGAgtttcgatatctcgaacactgatatctcgaaaaTAATGGATATGTCGATGTTAATTGTAAATCCCAACcacttgttttttaaatattttaccctCACTATCTTGAATACTCTGATATctcaaactttttaaacagtcccatctagttcgagataacgaagtttgactgtacatCAACAATGGTCCATTTCAAAATCATCACAACAAAAAACACTGAATTATCTCACTGTTATATCAATTATATCATACTAGTATGCAACAATCATCTTATATTTGgttcttttgataatttttcttaatttgacagATTAAGTTTCAATTGGTAAATCTACTCCTGTATTTATGAGATAAACACAAATAAATGACACAAATGccgtggggatgtaaattcgaggataaggccagcattttttgaaatttcgatttacaaacccgccgaccctattttttaaaaattcaaataaaaataaaaggacctAAACTagcaattaattttattttttcctccgaCCCGAAATTTCCCttctggtaaaaataaaaataatgttgatgCAATCACGTATGTGTAGTCTGAATTATTGTTGTTCATgcattgattaattaaaaagaCCAAGTTCTTTCCGATCAAGTCACAGGCACTAGAAGTCACAAAAACACCATTGGGCCTACTTCTGTTTGCTTTCGTCCAACCCTACAATTTACGACCCTTTTAAGTTTTGTGATCGGCAActtagccagaatttcctcaagaaagagaagttgaagtctttttctatcacaattccgtaaattaaaaaaaaaaaactccttggcaagaaaatgataagttacgtatttaaaaaacatttttgcaaaataaattctaaaataatcataatttaaccGTTTGGAAATAGATCCTCTACATAATGGTTGTAAGTGGGTcatagggttggactaataaccCTAAACACACTGAACACAGGAGTCTTATGACTGAAGGAaagagaatgattttatttgtcattaagctaacaaaataacgaaacatttcctttattaaaggtataattacataaataaataaaattttaaaaattagttcgtcttttttaaataaaaaaatttgtttgattttttactgacatttatggacatgcttctaatccaatttattttcagtaacaatattttaaattttgaatttgtgaatAGCATTGTTAacttaatcaaataaatgatttctcaaacttcttcctatttttctgcaaggaagaagtgaaaactcccttaatttttgtggttttaatgtatatgtacagtatgtacttgtatatatataaaaaaaaccttcgtttttatacatgcatatattaacacaaattttcagtgcccatggataaaatatgttatgataAGAACATCATCAACAACCaaaattacttatatatttaaaaaatggcagCTCCTGGACATgtgttcttattttaaaaataaaaaaaatattgttgaaaaattgt
This portion of the Magallana gigas chromosome 7, xbMagGiga1.1, whole genome shotgun sequence genome encodes:
- the LOC105317372 gene encoding E3 ubiquitin-protein ligase PDZRN3-B yields the protein MGLETKLFEGEVDDSFICKLCQKVFLNPVSCSCKHMFCNNCMMKRLQYEKLKYCPICKTKFTGKLAQPSNEFKLQLLQLRINCSNKCGKSVLLGELPDHVSEMCPHTPIKCPNYGKGCRKTIRRCDIKHHLKECDFREVVCEACGHTTIFRDLFTHQSRTKCLEKKLKQQIIREFRNTTREVRRHKSLLTKQHVKRDILLRRQELEHSRNLQSSRLSTSRKFGSLESLANSNGNISTGVFLTENVLQKYYKPANGHSGSSVISDTTSLGSRAPLPSRAGHNVFECIRCKKLFKPQNNHENACSWHQGPVSSKYFFYFT